A window from Salvia miltiorrhiza cultivar Shanhuang (shh) chromosome 2, IMPLAD_Smil_shh, whole genome shotgun sequence encodes these proteins:
- the LOC131012125 gene encoding cytochrome P450 CYP72A219-like: protein MEVTFGLILSSMVVVASLTWAVKLLNMFWLRPRKIEKFLREQGLSGNPYKLIVGDMKDFMKCMNEEEPKSFEISDAHMPHVVPYEHRIISKYGANCFYWLGPWARLAVTDPELIKEIVRRYDVFARPFPELNRTLGAAGILCVEGQEWVKRRKILDHAFHLDKLKNMAPVMGLSCSMMIQKLKAAVATSSEVDIWPVIEDLTGDVISRVAFGSSYEQGTRVFELIRQRVDLIMPLLQFFYLPGFKYLPTKSNRKVKAIRSEMKSILRGVIDQREKATPKDDLLGILLEANSRFIQQEGGMSIEEVIEECELFYLSGSKTVASLLVWTVVMLCSYPEWQTQAREEVNRVFGNSEPAIQGLHHLKIVTMILQEVLRLYPTNAVIYRSSKEEVKIGSLTIPAGVHLSLLIGLIQTDPKIWGDDVNKFNPERFAQGVAKATNNQPAVFTPFSSGPRICIGHNFAMIEAKLAIATLLQHFSFQLSPSYKHAPFSLYKLRPQYGAPLILRPLH, encoded by the exons ATGGAAGTCACATTTGGGTTAATCCTAAGCAGCATGGTTGTAGTAGCATCACTTACATGGGCTGTGAAGCTGCTAAATATGTTCTGGCTTCGCCCAAGAAAGATAGAGAAGTTTCTGAGAGAACAAGGCCTAAGCGGGAATCCTTACAAATTGATCGTCGGAGACATGAAAGACTTCATGAAATGCATGAACGAAGAAGAGCCTAAATCCTTCGAAATCTCCGACGCACATATGCCTCACGTTGTTCCATACGAGCATCGGATCATCTCCAAATACG GTGCCAACTGTTTCTACTGGTTGGGTCCATGGGCGCGGCTGGCGGTGACTGATCCGGAGCTCATAAAGGAGATAGTGCGGAGATATGATGTTTTCGCGAGGCCCTTTCCAGAACTAAACAGGACCCTCGGCGCAGCCGGAATTCTCTGCGTCGAGGGCCAAGAATGGGTTAAACGCAGGAAGATTTTGGACCATGCTTTCCATCTCGACAAGTTGAAA AATATGGCGCCAGTGATGGGTTTAAGCTGTTCCATGATGATTCAAAAGTTGAAGGCCGCAGTTGCTACTAGTAGCGAAGTCGATATCTGGCCAGTCATTGAAGATCTAACCGGAGATGTGATTTCTCGCGTAGCATTCGGCAGCAGCTATGAACAAGGAACAAGGGTCTTTGAGCTCATACGTCAGAGAGTAGACCTCATCATGCCACTACTGCAGTTTTTCTATCTGCCCGGATTTAA ATATCTTCCGACCAAATCCAATCGGAAGGTGAAAGCCATTAGAAGCGAGATGAAAAGCATACTAAGAGGCGTGATCGACCAGAGGGAAAAGGCGACTCCCAAAGACGACTTGTTAGGCATCCTACTGGAGGCGAATTCGAGATTCATTCAACAAGAGGGAGGAATGAGCATTGAAGAAGTGATCGAGGAGTGCGAGCTCTTCTACTTGTCCGGTTCAAAGACTGTCGCCAGCCTCCTCGTGTGGACGGTCGTCATGCTCTGCAGCTACCCTGAATGGCAGACTCAAGCAAGAGAAGAAGTCAATCGAGTTTTCGGCAACTCGGAGCCAGCTATTCAAGGCCTACATCACCTCAAAATT GTGACGATGATCCTCCAAGAAGTGCTAAGGTTGTACCCCACGAATGCTGTGATTTATCGAAGCTCTAAAGAGGAAGTGAAGATCGGAAGTCTGACAATTCCAGCAGGGGTGCATTTGTCACTGCTCATAGGGCTTATCCAAACTGATCCCAAGATTTGGGGAGACGACGTCAACAAGTTCAACCCTGAGAGGTTCGCACAAGGAGTCGCTAAGGCCACCAACAACCAGCCTGCAGTCTTCACACCCTTCAGTTCGGGGCCTCGGATATGCATCGGCCACAACTTCGCCATGATTGAAGCTAAATTAGCTATCGCGACGCTTCTGCAGCATTTCTCCTTTCAGCTCTCGCCCTCTTATAAGCACGCTCCTTTCTCCCTTTATAAATTGCGACCTCAGTATGGCGCTCCACTTATCTTACGCCCTCTTCACTAG
- the LOC131012126 gene encoding uncharacterized protein LOC131012126, which yields MSELPLLTFRNSIPYPCISRRFSHLGGTKNCGGKLEFIYCKAKNPWTSNLSLPLRDIVGHQAEAIIRDEHTHIEMSSPHQVGSDCIPSRVNKTKKTRRSWTCKEEETMLNGLKELVVQGWKSDNGFRAGYLAKLEDVMKTAFPGTDLKGVPHINSKIAAWKRNYNSLCTMLSYTGAGFNGDHMIDVTNEQWAQICRADRNAELMRYKSWPMFDAWKEVFGKDRATGEHAEDLMDAVNDMYRAGNVAENTHEEESDVNLDEIPETEVVEESVSQTKKGEAAVNGRNKKRKTRDELGASYELLMEIKSTTNERLEQLANRVGYDFDLGKARNEVFAMLGQLEGLSLEQKFDVCELLAYKVERLEIFMGLPAEARQAYAMRILNGSFK from the exons ATGTCTGAATTACCCTTACTAACATTTAGAAATTCCATCCCGTATCCTTGCATCTCCCGCCGATTCAGCCATTTGGGGGGAACCAAAAATTGTGGGGGGAAATTGGAGTTTATATATTGCAAAGCAAAGAACCCATGGACTTCAAACCTTTCGCTTCCTCTTCGAGACATCGTGGGTCATCAAGCAGAGGCGATTATCAGAGACGAACATACTCATATCGAGATGAGTTCGCCGCACCAAG TAGGTAGCGACTGCATTCCTTCCCGCGTCAACAAGACCAAAAAAACCCGACGAAGCTGGACTTGCAAAGAAGAGGAAACGATGCTTAATGGCTTGAAGGAGTTGGTTGTGCAGGGCTGGAAATCCGACAACGGTTTCCGAGCGGGGTACCTTGCAAAGCTTGAGGATGTGATGAAGACCGCGTTTCCTGGAACGGATCTGAAGGGCGTACCACATATAAACTCTAAGATCGCCGCTTGGAAGAGAAACTACAATAGCCTCTGTACAATGTTGAGTTACACTGGAGCGGGCTTCAATGGGGATCACATGATCGACGTTACTAATGAGCAGTGGGCGCAAATTTGTAGG GCTGATAGGAATGCGGAGCTCATGAGGTACAAATCATGGCCAATGTTTGATGCATGGAAGGAGGTGTTCGGCAAAGACCGTGCAACGGGCGAACACGCCGAGGACCTCATGGATGCTGTCAATGACATGTATCGAGCTGGAAACGTGGCAGAAAATACACATGAAGAAGAATCTGATGTCAACCTTGATGAAATACCTGAAACTGAGGTTGTGGAAGAAAGTGTTAGCCAAACTAAGAAAGGTGAAGCTGCTGTAAATGGACGTAACAAGAAGCGCAAAACTCGGGATGAGCTGGGGGCTAGCTATGAATTACTGATGGAAATCAAGAGCACAACTAATGAGCGATTGGAGCAGCTGGCGAACCGTGTAGGCTACGATTTTGATCTTGGGAAAGCTAGGAATGAGGTGTTCGCGATGTTAGGACAGCTTGAAGGTCTTTCCCTCGAACAAAAATTCGATGTGTGTGAACTCCTCGCCTACAAAGTTGAGCGCTTGGAAATCTTCATGGGATTGCCCGCCGAGGCTCGTCAGGCATATGCTATGCGCATTCTGAATGGGAGTTTCAAATGA
- the LOC131008346 gene encoding protein ANTAGONIST OF LIKE HETEROCHROMATIN PROTEIN 1-like, whose protein sequence is MTKLGRTNACVIVAVEEILQEQMMQLIIVIDTIEKQKTRKRKRRTLVEPYGMLHRIPDQVKHLSRMIGFNDYDCVLNLRMDRNTFGRLCELLRQLGGLRNSRFVTVEEQVSMFLSVLAHHKKNRVVKFDFWRSGQTVSHYIHVVLKAILRLHVILLVKPTAVADDSNDTRWKWFKGCLGALDGTYINVTVPNCDKARYRTRKGQISTNTLAVCDHNMKFVYVLPGWEGLAADSRILRNALNRVNGFKVPKGSYYLCDNGYSNSEGFLAPYKGVRYHLKEWGPNAARPQSAEELFNLRHTRARNVIERAFGVMKMRWGILRSPTYYPVKVQNRLIMACFLLNNFIRNEMDVDPLEQTFNDLPIDNDFIEPEHGEYVDSVEPSPEWAATRDAIAHSMWQHYLLQQ, encoded by the exons ATGACAAAACTCGGGCGTACGAATGCTTGTGTGATCGTAGCAGTTGAAGAGATATTGCAAGAGCAGATGATGCAACTGATTATTGTCATTGATACTATTGAGAAACAAAAAACGCGTAAACGAAAACGTAGAACATTAGTTGAGCCTTATGGAATGCTTCATAGAATCCCTGACCAAGTAAAACATTTGAGTAGAATGATAGGCTTCAATGACTATGACTGTGTTTTAAACTTGCGCATGGATCGAAATACATTTGGGCGCTTGTGTGAGTTGTTGAGGCAATTAGGTGGTCTTAGGAATAGTAGGTTTGTAACCGTTGAGGAGCAAGTGTCGATGTTCTTATCTGTGCTTGCGcaccataaaaaaaatagggtGGTCAAGTTTGATTTTTGGAGATCGGGTCAAACAGTTTCTCACTACATACACGTTGTTCTAAAGGCAATTTTAAGGTTGCATGTGATTCTATTAGTGAAACCGACTGCTGTGGCTGATGATTCCAATGACACTCGGTGGAAATGGTTCAAG GGCTGTTTAGGTGCGTTAGACGGCACCTATATCAATGTTACGGTGCCTAATTGTGATAAGGCGAGGTATAGAACGCGAAAGGGGCAGATCTCTACTAATACCCTTGCCGTGTGTGACCATAACATGAAGTTTGTCTATGTCTTACCGGGGTGGGAGGGTTTGGCAGCCGACTCTAGGATATTACGCAATGCACTTAACAGGGTGAACGGTTTCAAAGTACCGAAGG GGTCATACTACTTGTGTGATAACGGGTATTCAAATAGTGAAGGATTTTTGGCACCCTACAAAGGTGTTAGGTACCATTTGAAAGAATGGGGGCCAAATGCTGCTCGGCCACAAAGTGCGGAAGAGCTTTTCAATTTGAGGCATACGCGTGCACGTAATGTTATAGAGCGTGCCTTCGGGGTAATGAAGATGCGGTGGGGCATCTTACGCAGCCCAACTTACTACCCCGTTAAGGTTCAAAATCGGCTTATAATGGCTTGTTTTCTACTAAATAACTTTATTAGAAACGAGATGGATGTAGACCCTTTAGAGCAAACATTCAATGATCTGCCTATAGACAACGATTTCATTGAACCTGAACATGGGGAGTACGTCGATTCTGTGGAACCATCACCTGAATGGGCTGCAACTAGGGATGCAATCGCCCATTCCATGTGGCAGCATTACTTGCTGCAACAATGA